One part of the Plasmodium cynomolgi strain B DNA, chromosome 3, whole genome shotgun sequence genome encodes these proteins:
- a CDS encoding seryl-tRNA synthetase (putative), with the protein MVLDINLFRKEKGGNPDKIKESERKRFHDETNVDKVIEYDEKWRKCIFKLEELKKNINLVNKEIGNKKKEDKNANVEDLKKKNQERDLLKQRNRYLSKVGNLLHKDVVTSNDEDNNKVVTTWGVCKRLEVTTDETSEGNKGSKGDSKDGGSNKREVPTSSSNGGAVHPNGGIVGSGGKKYYYHFDLLRKIGGANFKKGIQVAGHRGYYLTGAGFLLHNAILQYAINFLVNKNYTPVYPPFFMKKNIMEECAELDDFEETLYRVASSGGSSSTATTGTTSGASVNRTQNEELNRDDLFLIATSEQPLCALHKDETIESKYLPLKYAGVSSCFRKEAGAHGKDIRGILRVHQFDKIEQFCVTLPQTSNKVHKEMMKTCEEFYQSLNIPYRIVSIVSGALNNAAAIKYDLEGYFPSSNQYRELVSCSNCTDYQSNNLNVKYVDSNVKISVSDVKGEGSKKGSNQGDQKGDQKGDRNDYDEVGSDHEEFLKHFQTESRNNVHLLNGTMVAAQRFLCCLLENYQNGEGIVVPEKLRPYMNNVEFIPFIE; encoded by the exons ATGGTGCTGGACATCAACCTGTtcaggaaggaaaaagggggcaaccccgataaaattaaagagtcGGAAAGGAAGAGGTTCCATGACGAGACGAATGTCGATAAGGTAATCGAGTATGATGAAAAGTGGAGAAAGTGCATTTTCAAATTGgaagaattgaaaaaaaatattaacctggtgaataaagaaatagggaacaaaaagaaggaggataaaaatgcaaatgtggaggatttaaaaaaaaaa AATCAGGAAAGGGACTTACTCAAGCAGAGAAATAGATACCTCAGTAAGGTGGGTAATTTACTTCACAAAGACGTGGTCACTTCGAATGACGAGGATAACAATAAGGTAGTGACCACCTGGGGGGTGTGCAAAAGGCTAGAAGTGACAACTGATGAAACGTCAGAAGGGAACAAAGGTAGCAAGGGAGACTCCAAGGATGGTGGGAGCAACAAGAGGGAGGTTCCAACAAGCAGTTCGAACGGTGGTGCCGTCCACCCAAATGGAGGCATCGTCGGAAGCGGCGGGAAGAAGTACTACTACCACTTCGACCTGCTGAGGAAAATCGGAGGGGCGAACTTCAAGAAGGGCATCCAGGTGGCCGGTCACAGGGGCTATTACCTCACGGGAGCAGGCTTCCTCCTACATAATGCAATTTTGCAATACGCGATAAATTTCCttgtgaacaaaaattacaCCCCTGTgtacccccccttttttatgaagaaaaatataatggagGAATGTGCCGAGTTAGATGACTTTGAGGAGACCCTCTACAGGGTTGCTTCTTCTGGAGGTAGTAGCTCCACAGCGACAACAGGGACTACAAGTGGGGCATCTGTTAACCGTACCCAGAATGAGGAGCTAAACAGAGACGACCTATTCCTCATTGCCACATCCGAACAACCACTGTGTGCACTGCATAAAGATGAAACGATCGAGTCTAAGTACCTACCCTTGAAGTATGCCGGCGTTTCTTCCTGTTTTAGGAAAGAAGCAGGAGCACACGGAAAGGACATCAGGGGCATTTTACGAGTCCaccaatttgataaaattgaaCAGTTCTGTGTTACTCTCCCTCAAACAAGCAACAAGGTACACAAGGAAATGATGAAAACTTGTGAGGAATTTTATCAGTCACTTAACATCCCATATCGAATCGTTAGCATTGTATCCGGGGCACTGAACAACGCTGCTGCTATTAAGTATGATTTGGAAGGGTACTTCCCATCGAGTAATCAATACAGGGAACTCGTGTCCTGTAGCAACTGTACGGATTACCAAAGCAATAATTTGAATGTTAAGTATGTCGACTCGAACGTCAAAATTAGTGTCAGCGACGtgaagggggaggggagcaaaaagggaagcaacCAGGGTGATCAGAAGGGTGATCAGAAGGGTGATCGCAACGATTATGATGAGGTTGGAAGTGATCATGAGGAATTTTTGAAACACTTCCAAACGGAGAGTAGGAACAATGTGCATCTCCTGAACGGCACCATGGTGGCGGCGCAGAGGTTCCTCTGTTGCCTCCTCGAGAACTATCAGAACGGAGAGGGCATCGTCGTGCCGGAGAAGCTCCGCCCGTACATGAACAATGTAGAATTTATTCCCTTCATCGAGTGA
- a CDS encoding hypothetical protein (putative), whose product MGKSRKLKNLVKNVQFFVKKCREKNKKLLSLSSLDEKDEMLNSGTFTDEKTNGSKSFKENSAENISKMSSESKYDISHADFATTYGSQLRRSQTQGNLSTLSDYFDRRSGKKIVKLGKDGGKREVVGGSMDESASLNDEEVRTEKSYTSSVEMKKKKQSKDSKMEKMKNEIMECDLHLLSIYKKLEKGSKSGRLLRRSGAKKGAGKGSGKGSGTLNVKAHTIKTYNSEVMSIKKELSLRRGTTHGKGKTKKGGRGRGDEAKDRNGSGGGKGKGESPKEHTSRGVKKKAHEGRIEIKHSFSGDAPRFDSKSSFLTREETFSKYHQISSSKNTFDNFYFFQEGLANRLNKKQSTSSFDIGCMYMNHAISTRSSKDLGPKRPKEEVVTTAAAMGATAAMGAMASIGAMTSIGAMASIGATGATPATASTTFLSSSKSFRRFKFLSDNKKNIEYYKKMIESLEGTVGKSKKRSNKSSNKGSNKSGSTTTANDISSIDSIIKIINCLLHDYVPKLIDRYEYYMNTLDDRNKLLKQKIRESLDFGDIQYEEIRELKSQVMQKNQENKKLNDTIEMLKDKLSYVNELELKNAEYLDEIMLMRNRVTYLERLIEENDQSKESHELRKMRHNLRRLYNRMKTEMRHMKTLKSRSFKRHKRGKFSIKRWIRLEEKIREQQARMFSLDHQGAATSGLADEGDRRTTSGFTNEGERRATSELSQSAERQKKEPKQWADKSVDTSDMHGVEKPVDVVSSDAQCAQTGEEGEKAKKGKVRTKNKKINTIVSNRTFLELLRREERMAALGRNGTVGRGDLVNRSGRSGRSGRSGRSGRNGPSDRSDRSDRINRSSLRFGSERCTRIPKESYPYYHYFYSNMLAPPEGRPVVSRSRIWAPTQVEKEPNGIFPPKVTLSEENYLSLCSQLKECIYQTYFEECAAEPCDGGQSLERTPRRYDASPDRGKQNGENRGAQNGENRGAQNGESRGAQNGENRGAQNGENRGTQNGESRGTQNGESRGTPNDQPLGRSQMVRVPQWKSLFWKETPPSDDTSTHSISRGKNKCHKLPFDCCNNFNRILTGEMNCSPLLWGCNEAAYSQGSSSVANRKRTGRKRSTISSNSSWERKDKLKMTRVVRKNHPFLRNDTIRSKCKNRYYYHRVGRATNGEGSEGETNQMHSCTRGNDHHREEQQNEHTCLEMPKGGGTYELHVRQKWDKGGVDFGGKILMHGEPYRSIYDKERVDNFKKFLTIYNSHFEGDKKGSFIGSFLKEQSGPTSEMTMWDQAVQAQVGGEEGEHACTGVDTLTVNRVSSRDRGDNSIECISGGTNKGYSSAYQLSALLQSALLQSALLQSALLQSALLLSAQGVEEGMAATTSTQVGVRLT is encoded by the exons atggggaagtccAGAAAACTAAAGAACCTAGTTAAGAACGTGCAGTTTTTCGTCAAAAAATGTAGAGAGAAAAACAAGAAACTGCTCTCCCTGAGCAGTCTGGACGAAAAAGACGAAATGCTCAACTCGGGAACCTTCACagatgaaaaaacaaatggtaGTAAAAGCTTCAAGGAAAATTCTgctgaaaatatttccaaaatgtcAAGCGAATCCAAGTACGACATATCACACGCAGATTTCGCCACTACGTATGGCAGCCAGTTGAGAAGATCACAGACACAGGGGAATTTGAGTACCTTGTCTGATTATTTCGACAGAAGAAGTGGTAAGAAAATCGTTAAGTTGGGAAAAGATGGAGGGAAGAGAGAGGTGGTCGGGGGAAGCATGGACGAAAGTGCGTCATTGAATGATGAAGAAGTGAGAACGGAAAAGAGTTACACTAGCAGCGtagaaatgaagaagaaaaaacagtcCAAGgatagcaaaatggagaaaatgaaaaatgaaatcatGGAATGCGACTTGCACCTCCTCAGTATATACAAAAAGTTGGAAAAGGGGTCGAAAAGTGGGCGACTACTCAGGAGAAgtggggcaaaaaagggcgcTGGTAAGGGCAGCGGGAAGGGAAGTGGCACATTGAACGTGAAGGCCCATACGATAAAGACGTACAACTCGGAGGTTATGAGCATAAAGAAGGAGCTTTCCCTGCGGAGGGGCACAACCCacgggaaggggaaaacgaAGAAAGGTGGCAGGGGAAGGGGGGATGAAGCAAAAGACAGAAATGGCAGCGGAGGGGGCAAAGGAAAGGGGGAATCCCCAAAGGAACACACAAGCAGAGGagtgaaaaagaaagcacACGAAGGACGCATCGAAATTAAGCACAGCTTCTCAGGAGATGCCCCCAGATTCGATTCCAAAAGTTCTTTCCTAACACGAGAAGAAACCTTTTCCAAATATCATCAGATAAGTTCTTCCAAAAACAcatttgacaatttttatttctttcaagAAGGACTAGCCAATAGATTGAACAAGAAGCAGAGTACATCCTCCTTCGACATTGGCTGTATGTACATGAATCATGCTATAAGCACAAGGAGCTCCAAAGATTTGGGGCCAAAGAGGCCGAAGGAAGAAGTTGTTACTACCGCGGCTGCTATGGGCGCTACGGCTGCTATGGGTGCTATGGCTTCTATAGGTGCTATGACTTCTATAGGTGCTATGGCTTCTATAGGTGCTACGGGTGCTACGCCTGCTACTGCCAGTACTACCTTTCTGAGTAGCTCCAAAAGCTTCCGCCGTTTTAAGTTTTTAAGTgacaataaaaagaatatcgaatattataaaaaaatgatagagAGCTTAGAAGGGACGGTGGGAAAGTCGAAGAAGAGGAGCAACAAAAGCAGCAACAAAGGCAGCAACAAAAGCGGCAGCACTACCACAGCGAACGACATCAGCTCTATAGACAGtatcattaaaattataaactgCCTTCTTCATGATTATGTCCCCAAGTTGATCGACAGATATGAGTATTATATGAATACCCTAGATGATAGGAACAAATTACTCAAGCAGAAAATTAGAGAGTCTCTAGATTTCGGGGATATTCAATACGAAGAAATAAGAGAGTTAAAATCTCAGGTGATGCAAAAGAATCAGGAGAACAAGAAACTAAATGACACTATAGAAATGTTGAAGGATAAACTGTCGTATGTTAACGAGCTTGAGTTAAAGAATGCAGAGTATTTGGACGAAATTATGCTCATGAGAAATAGGGTTACCTATTTGGAGAGACtaattgaagaaaatgatcAGTCCAAGGAGTCACATGAACTAAGGAAGATGAGGCATAACTTGAGAAGGCTATACAACAGAATGAAGACTGAGATGAGACACATGAAGACGTTAAAATCGAGATCTTTTAAGAGGCACAAGAGGGggaaattttccattaaGAGGTGGATTCGTTTGGAGGAGAAGATCAGAGAGCAGCAGGCGCGCATGTTTAGCCTTGACCACCAAGGGGCTGCCACTTCGGGGCTGGCTGATGAGGGGGACAGACGTACCACTTCGGGGTTTACTAATGAGGGGGAGAGACGAGCCACTTCGGAGCTTAGCCAATCGGCCGAgaggcagaaaaaagaaccaaaGCAGTGGGCAGACAAAAGCGTAGACACGAGTGATATGCATGGTGTGGAGAAACCAGTTGACGTCGTAAGCAGCGATGCCCAATGTGCGCAAACTGgagaggagggagaaaaggcTAAGAAGGGCAAAGTCCGAacgaagaacaaaaaaatcaacacCATTGTAAGCAACCGCACGTTTCTGGAGCTACTGAGGAGGGAGGAGAGGATGGCGGCGCTGGGGAGAAACGGCACAGTTGGGAGAGGTGATTTAGTGAACCGAAGTGGTCGAAGTGGTCGAAGTGGTCGAAGCGGTCGAAGTGGTCGAAATGGTCCAAGTGATCGAAGTGATCGAAGTGACCGAATCAATCGGAGTAGCCTACGCTTTGGGAGCGAGAGGTGCACGCGCATCCCCAAGGAGAGCTACCCCTACTACCACTACTTCTACAGCAATATGCTGGCCCCGCCGGAGGGGAGACCTGTTGTCAGCAGAAGCCGCATCTGGGCACCAACCCAAGTGGAAAAAGAACCCAATggtattttcccccccaaggtGACTCTCTCGgaggaaaattatttgtccTTGTGCAGTCAGCTTAAGGAGTGTATTTACCAGACCTATTTCGAGGAGTGCGCCGCGGAGCCGTGCGATGGAGGGCAGTCTTTGGAGAGAACACCCCGACGGTACGACGCTTCGCCTGACCGGGGAAagcaaaacggggaaaataGGGGCGCAcagaatggagaaaataGGGGCGCACAGAATGGAGAAAGTAGGGGCGCAcagaatggagaaaataggggcgcacaaaatggagaaaataggggtacacaaaatggagaaagtaggggtacacaaaatggagaaagtaGGGGTACACCAAATGACCAGCCTCTGGGTCGAAGCCAAATGGTGAGAGTCCCCCAGTGGAAGAGTCTATTCTGGAAGGAGACCCCCCCAAGCGATGACACGTCCACCCACTCGATTAGCAGAGGGAAGAACAAATGTCACAAGCTACCATTCGACTGTtgcaacaattttaataGAATTTTAACTGGCGAAATGAATTGTTCGCCTCTCCTATGGGGGTGTAACGAGGCAGCATATAGCCAAGGCAGCAGCAGCGTGGCAAACAGGAAGCGAACTGGTCGAAAGAGGTCAACCATATCGAGCAACTCCTCCTGGGAGAGAAAAGACAAGCTTAAGATGACACGTGTAGTCAGGAAGAATCACCCATTTTTACGTAATGATACGATTCGATCTAAATGCAAGAATAGGTATTATTACCACCGGGTTGGTAGAGCAACCAATGGGGAGGGCTCAGAAGGGGAAACGAACCAAATGCATAGTTGCACCAGGGGAAATGACCACCACAGAGAGGAGCAGCAGAATGAACACACATGCTTGGAAATGCCTAAGGGTGGCGGTACATACGAGTTGCACGTTCGACAGAAATGGGACAAGGGAGGGGTTGACTTCGGGGGGAAGATCCTCATGCACGGTGAACCCTATAGAAGTATATACGATAAAGAGAGAGtggataattttaaaaaatttctgacCATTTATAATTCACATTTTGAGGGAGACAAGAAGGGTAGCTTCATTGgcagttttttaaaagaacagAGTGGTCCAACATCTGAGATGACTATGTGGGACCAAGCTGTGCAGGCACaggtggggggggaggaaggagagCACGCATGCACAGGGGTCGACACGCTCACGGTTAACAGGGTTTCGAGTAGGGATAGGGGAGATAATTCCATTGAGTGCATTAGTGGCGGAACGAACAAGGGGTATAGCAGCGCCTACCAA CTATCGGCACTGCTGCAATCGGCACTGCTGCAATCGGCACTGCTGCAATCGGCACTGCTGCAATCGGCACTGCTGCTATCAGCACAGGGAGTAGAGGAGGGCATGGCAGCAACGACTTCGACACAAGTTGGGGTGCGCTTgacgtaa
- a CDS encoding thioredoxin (putative), with amino-acid sequence MMHMNSTRAATRAAVSGISPPFWAQNKGWSKMPRLNGGKLTFVSSKRKVSHLNYTHAGGYYYHPFTKHGKNEKIKICKSAQRGVGSFTEYQQNNTMSSRRKKKIYLCALIFSGVFGYATLKWNEKRDVTYFLSEMKEISDDIFDKLDNIVLFVLDKNKLREEKKRIQEIKSEIEKLNLKHINYLYTYHEESKDYACYLYKGRRRRNITKEELSADTVKEIFEPFFTPVSEDYEKVNEGNKGNFPVCVTHDTFEKEIIEDSKRNEILLVLFENTCFLCFLYKPFINTLHKLFKENNIQLKLKKYNIEKNDYAPNMIICRGTPTFLLYHNGKGNKLDEYKPNDIINKIDQIIKSPKDIKEQMLEKAELIHTRMHQFGYLTMWMTESKIIENMLIRRHVKDIPNVWAVDNRENTNDDDVVYNEILTALIEEDTQRNDLIEDSLNYTKEKINAAEKSCFVAAMMMANELIDEEKKRYEVS; translated from the exons ATGATGCATATGAACAGCACACGCGCAGCTACGCGCGCAGCAGTCTCAGGCATCAGCCCCCCGTTTTGGGCACAGAACAAAGGATGGAGTAAAATGCCCAGGCTGAACGGGGGGAAGCTGACATTTGTAAGCAGCAAAAGGAAGGTCTCCCACCTTAACTACACGCATGCAGGGGGATACTACTATCACCCCTTTACCAAACATGGAAAGaatgaaaagataaaaatttgcaaaagtgCACAGAGAGGTGTAGGAAGCTTCACCGAGTACCAACAGAACAATACTATGTCCAgtaggaggaaaaaaaaaatctacctGTGTGCCTTAATTTTTTCGGGTGTGTTCGGATACGCTACCCTTAAatggaacgaaaaaagggacgtCACTTATTTCCTGAgtgaaatgaaagaaatatCAGATGATATTTTCGATAAGCTAGATAACATCGTGCTGTTCGTTTTAGATAAAAACAAACTgagggaagagaaaaaaagaatccaaGAAATTAAAAGCGAAATTGAAAAACTAAATCTTAAGCATATTAATTACTTGTATACTTACCATGAGGAAAGCAAAGATTACGCTTGCTATTTGTACAAAGGTCGGCGCAGGAGAAACATCACCAAGGAGGAGTTAAGTGCCGACACGGTTAAGGAAATTTTCGAGCCATTTTTCACGCCAGTCAGCGAAGACTACGAGAAGGTGAACGAGGGAAATAAGGGCAACTTCCCGGTCTGCGTGACGCATGACACATTTGAGAAGGAG ATTATTGAAGACTCGAAGAGAAACGAAATACTTCTGGTTCTGTTCGAGAACACCTGCTTCTTGTGCTTCTTGTACAAGCCTTTTATAAATACCCTACACAAACTGTTTAAGGAGAACAAT ATTCAGCTGAAGCTGAAGAAGTATAATATAGAGAAGAACGACTACGCGCCCAACATGATAATCTGCAGGGGCACCCCGACCTTTTTGCTTTACCACAA CGGCAAGGGAAACAAACTGGATGAGTACAAACCGAATGATATCATCAACAAAATTGATCAA ATTATTAAATCCCCAAAAGACATCAAAGAGCAAATGCTGGAGAAGGCAGAGTTAATTCACACAAGGATGCATCAGTTTGGCTACCTGACCATGTG GATGACGGAATCGAAAATTATAGAAAACATGCTCATAAGAAGACACGTGAAGGACATTCCAAATGTATGGGCAGTCGACAACAGAGAGAAC acCAATGACGATGACGTCGTTTACAATGAAATATTAACTGCTCTCATAGAAGAAGACACACAGAGGAACGATTTAATTGAAGACAGTTTGAATTATAccaaggagaaaataaacgCAGCTGAGAAGAGTTGCTTTGTAGCGGCCATG ATGATGGCCAACGAGTTAATTGAcgaggaaaagaagaggtACGAAGTGAGCTAA